GTAATACAGCTAATGTATATTCTGTCAATGATTCAACGGTGATATTCCAATGCTGGTCTTTCAAAATCCGTAAAATTCCCATTGCTTGTCTTCTTAAACCGTAAGGATCTTGTGAACCGCTCGGGATAAGCCCAACACCAATACAGCCGGCAATTGTATCCATTTTGTCCGCAATACTTAATACTGCTCCGACAGCCGTAGCAGGAAGACTGCCATGAGACTGTTTCGGCAAGTAATGCTCACGGATAGCTTGCGAAACGGTCTGCGTTTCTCCGAAGTACGCAGCGTATTTTTCACCCATGACACCTTGTAACTCTGTAAATTCGTTTACCATATTCGTCATTAAATCAAATTTACAAATTTCAGCAGCACGTGCAATTTCTTCCGTTTCTTTTAATTGCAGTTCTTCTGCTAAATGACTTGCAATCTTTTGGACCCGCTGCACTTTTTCTGTATACGTGCCTAGCTTTTCCTGAAAGACAACCCGGGAAAGCTTCTCCTGGAAGAAATCAATCGAGAGCTTTTTATCTTCTTCATAGAAAAATTCCGCATCCGCAAGACGTGCCCGCAGTACCTTCTCATTCCCTCTGACAACTGTTTCCAGTTCAAAGTCGTCACCGTTCCTTACTCCGACAAATTCAGGCAACAGTACACCGTCCCGTTCCACTGGAAAATAGCGCTGATGTTCCGCCATAGAGGTAATCAGAACTTCCTTTGGCAATTCTAAGAAAGAAGAAGCAAATTTGCCCACAAATGCTGTTGGATATTCTACAAGGTTTTTTACTTCACTTAAGAGACCTTTATCCACTGGAATGTGAAATGCATTTTCCTCTTGTAAGACGTTCAACTGTGCTACAATTTTCGCTTCCCGTTTTTTGGCATCGGCGATAACATAGTTATCTTCCAGCAGCTGTTCATATTGCTTCGGTGCCTCTATGATAAGCTTCCCACCGAGAAAACGATGGCCATATGTGATATTACTTGTATGGACATGCGCAATTTCAAACGGAATCACTTCGTTGCCATACAACGCCATTAACCAGCGTATTGGCCGTGCATAACGTAACGTTTCATTCGCCCAGCGCATATTTTTACCAAATGTAATAGACTCAATGATATCCTTAAACTCCGGAAGCAAGGACTGCACTGGTTTTCCTTCAATATATTTTTTCACATAAATATAGGAAGTTCCTTTGACTTCTTTGACGTAGATATCTTCTGTTGTTTTTCCCTGTCCTCTGGTAAAACCTTCTGCTGCTTTCGTCCAATTTCCCTGTTCATCTTTCGCAATCTTTATAGCTGGTCCTTTTACCTCTTCCTCAACCGATGCCTGACTCTCCGCTATCGCTTCTACGAGAACTGCCAATCTACGCGGGGTTGAAAAAGAAACCGCAGAAGCATAGGAAATCCGCTGCTCATCCAGCCATTGTATGGTTTTATCTAAAAATTGCTGCTCTGCGTCATCTATAAAGCGGGCCGGAAGCTCCTCTAACCCGATTTCAATCAATACATCCTGTGCCACCTTAGTTTGCCTCCTTTTTCAACATTGGAAAACCTAATTTTTCGCGTTCTTGAACATAAACTTTTGAAATGCTGCGGGCAAGATTACGAATACGGCTGATATAACCTGTTCTTTCTGTTACCGAAATAACCCCTTTCGCATCTAACAAATTAAACGTATGCGAACATTTTAAAACATAATCGTACGCCGGAAAGACAAGTCCATGTTCCATAGTCGTTCTTGCTTCCTGTTCATATTTCGTAAACAAATCAAATAACATATCCGTATTGGATGTCTCAAATGTATAGACAGAATGTTCATATTCAGGCTGATAGAAAATATCACGGAGAGTTACACCATTATTCCACTCTAAATCAAATACATTTTCTTTATCCTGAATGTAAGATGCTAACCGTTCAATGCCATATGTTAGTTCAACTGTTACCGGATTGGCTTCCAAACCGCCAATTTGCTGGAAGTAAGTAAATTGCGTAATTTCCATTCCATCTAACCATACTTCCCAGCCTAGACCGGCTGCACCGAGTGTCGGATTCTCCCAGTTATCCTCTACAAAGCGAATATCGTGCTTGAGCGGGTCAATCCCGAGCTTTTTCAGC
The nucleotide sequence above comes from Oceanobacillus timonensis. Encoded proteins:
- the glyS gene encoding glycine--tRNA ligase subunit beta, with amino-acid sequence MAQDVLIEIGLEELPARFIDDAEQQFLDKTIQWLDEQRISYASAVSFSTPRRLAVLVEAIAESQASVEEEVKGPAIKIAKDEQGNWTKAAEGFTRGQGKTTEDIYVKEVKGTSYIYVKKYIEGKPVQSLLPEFKDIIESITFGKNMRWANETLRYARPIRWLMALYGNEVIPFEIAHVHTSNITYGHRFLGGKLIIEAPKQYEQLLEDNYVIADAKKREAKIVAQLNVLQEENAFHIPVDKGLLSEVKNLVEYPTAFVGKFASSFLELPKEVLITSMAEHQRYFPVERDGVLLPEFVGVRNGDDFELETVVRGNEKVLRARLADAEFFYEEDKKLSIDFFQEKLSRVVFQEKLGTYTEKVQRVQKIASHLAEELQLKETEEIARAAEICKFDLMTNMVNEFTELQGVMGEKYAAYFGETQTVSQAIREHYLPKQSHGSLPATAVGAVLSIADKMDTIAGCIGVGLIPSGSQDPYGLRRQAMGILRILKDQHWNITVESLTEYTLAVLQDSDLTLNTSAREELQSFFVSRAEYLMREENIETDIIHAVTDNQLGVFHFAVEKAHVLSAEKANEQFKSSQEALVRVLNLENKVEDKHHKANASLFQTDSEKELYDAVQKVKASYTEELDAQHSEDALQLLANLSADIHAFFDHNMIMDDNEEIRKNRLAIIHELSELILQYADLRKIAWKQHA
- the glyQ gene encoding glycine--tRNA ligase subunit alpha, which translates into the protein MNIQEMILTLQNHWSEQNCILMQAYDTEKGAGTMSPMTLLRSLGPEPWNVAYVEPSRRPADGRYGKNPNRLYQHHQFQVIMKPSPENIQELYLESLKKLGIDPLKHDIRFVEDNWENPTLGAAGLGWEVWLDGMEITQFTYFQQIGGLEANPVTVELTYGIERLASYIQDKENVFDLEWNNGVTLRDIFYQPEYEHSVYTFETSNTDMLFDLFTKYEQEARTTMEHGLVFPAYDYVLKCSHTFNLLDAKGVISVTERTGYISRIRNLARSISKVYVQEREKLGFPMLKKEAN